TGGAAATATTTTTAGTATTGTTAATTGCAGCTACTTTAGCCGGTATAGTGGGAATGATTTTAGCAATTCCTACTTATACAATCTTACGGGTTATTTCTAAGGAGTTTTTTAGTGAGTTTAAAGTAATTAAAAAAATTACCCGGCATTTATGATTTATACTTGAGCAGATTCAGTTCATCTGTGCAAAAAGTATATTCTCTTTTTTGATTAGAGGCTACAATAACTATTTTCTCTTTGCTAAAATCATTGATTAATTGATGGTACCAGTTTAGGCCGCTTTCGTCAAGGTTGGTTGCCGGTTCATCTAAGAGTAAGATACTTTTTTCGGCCAGCACAGATAAAATTAGTTTCACCCTTTGAAGCATACCGGAAGAAAAATACCGAAGTTGCTTATTTTGATGTTTTTCAAATTTCAAAATATCTGAAATTATCTGTTTGCTGTTTAAATTCTGTTGGTAGGGGATTATTTTTTCCTGAAATTCCAGCATTTCAAGTAGAGTAAATTCAGAAATCAAGGCCATGTAAGGCGCACAAAAAGCAATTTCTTTATAGATTTCCTTATCAGGAATTGACGGTTTGTTACTTGAAGAGTAAAAAACCTTACCTGAAGATGGCGTTACTGCTGATGAAATAATTTTCATCAAGGTGCTTTTTCCGGAGCCGTTTGGGCCGGTAATGGCATATGAATTATTAATATGAAAGTCAAAGGAGATATCTTTAAATATCCATTCTTTTTTAAATTTCTTAGCTATATTTTCTAATTCAATTTTCATTTTTGGTAGAGCTGTAGCCTTTCATAATGCCTCTTACGGAATTTCTTATAAAATGCACGATTTCATCTCTTTCTTCAGTTGCTTCCATCTGGGTTTCTACATAGTTCAGAGCTTTGGAAATTGAATAGCCTTTTACAAAAATGGTGCGGTAAATTTCGAGTATTTGATTGATTTTATCAGAGTGAAACCCTCTTCTTCTCAAACCAACAGAATTGACCCCCACGTATGAAAGGGGTTCTCTGGCAGCTTTAACAAATGGAGGAACATCTTTTCTGATGAGACTTCCACCGGATATAAAGGCATGTTTCCCGATTTTCACAAATTGATGCACAGCAGTCAGGCCTCCTAAGATTGCGTATTCATCAATGGTTATATGTCCTGCAAGATTTACATTGTTGGCAAGTATGCAGTGATCTCCAATAAAGCAGTCATGAGCAATATGGACATAAGCCATTAAAAGACAATTGTTGCCGACCACTGTTTTGTGGCTGTGTGTCGTACCGCGGTTGACGGTTACACATTCCCGGATGGTTACATTGTCACCAATTTCTACAGTAGTTTCTTCTCCGGAAAATTTGAGATCCTGAGGTATAGCAGAAATAACAGCTCCCGGAAAAATTTTACAGTTTTTCCCAATTTTGGCGCCGGGCATAATAGTTACATTCGGACCTATCCAGCTGCCTTCTCCAATTTCTACATTTTTATAAATCGTTACAAAGGGCTCAATTACGACGTTGTCAGCAATTTTAGCCTGTGGATGTACGTAAGATAGTGGTTGATTCATAGTTTTTCTTTTCTTACAATTTGGGCAACTAAGTTTGCTTCTGAAGCAATTTTATTTCCAACAAATGCGGTTCCTTTCATTTCACATATTCCTCTTCGTATAGGACTCAGTAATTCTAGTTTTAGAATGAGGGTATCGCCCGGGACTACTTTTGTTTTAAATTTTGCTTTATCTATCATTAAAAAATAAGTATCATAATCCTGTGGATTTTCTACGGTATTCAATACCAGTATGCCACCTGTTTGAGCCAAAGCTTCTAATTGCAAAACGCCCGGCATAACCGGATTGTTGGGAAAATGACCTTGAAAAAACTCTTCATTAAAAGTCACATTTTTTATACCTACAACATGTTTTTCTGAAATATCAATTATTTTATCCACTAAGAGAAAAGGGTATTTATGGGGCAAGCTTTTTTCAATATAGCTTATATCATAAATAGGTTTTTTATTCGGATCGTATTTAGGGATGGTTACCTTTTTGTTTTTAAGCTTTTCTTTTATGTGATTTTTAATTTTTTTGGCAAAATCAATATTTGCCTTATGGCCCGGTTTTGAAGCTATGATTTCTGCTTTAAAGTTGTATCCAACCAATGATAAATCACCTACAACGTCCAGCAGTTTATGTCTGGCAGGTTCATTGGGGTGAATTAAATCAACATTACTGAGGATTCCTTCTTCTTTAATTTCTATTTTTTTCTGGTTGAAAAGCCCGGAAATACGGTCTAACTCTTCCTCAGAAACTTTTTTATCGACAATAACAATGGCATTATCCAGACTGCCACCTCTGATGAGGTTATTTTTGAATAGAGCTTCAATCTCATGCAAAAAACAAAATGTCCGGGATGAGGCAAATTCTTCTTGAAAATGCTCTATGTTATTTAAGTGTGCATATTGATTTCCCAAAGTATTTGATTGATAGTCAATCATTACGGTTAATTTATAGCGATCGGAAGGCAATGCTATTAAACGGGCATCTTTTTCCGGGTCATAAAACTCTATAGGGCTATCAATTTCAATAATCAGCTTTTCTTTTTCCTGGGACTTTAAACCTACGGAAATAAGTGTTTCAGAAAATATTTTAGAGCTGCCGTCGAGGATAGGGATTTCCGGACCATTTACTTCTACCTTTAGATTATCTATACCGGCACCGGTAATCGCTGCCATTAAATGTTCTATAGTGCTTATAGTAGTTCCGTTTTT
The Chitinophagaceae bacterium genome window above contains:
- a CDS encoding ATP-binding cassette domain-containing protein; translation: MKIELENIAKKFKKEWIFKDISFDFHINNSYAITGPNGSGKSTLMKIISSAVTPSSGKVFYSSSNKPSIPDKEIYKEIAFCAPYMALISEFTLLEMLEFQEKIIPYQQNLNSKQIISDILKFEKHQNKQLRYFSSGMLQRVKLILSVLAEKSILLLDEPATNLDESGLNWYHQLINDFSKEKIVIVASNQKREYTFCTDELNLLKYKS
- a CDS encoding acyl-ACP--UDP-N-acetylglucosamine O-acyltransferase, giving the protein MNQPLSYVHPQAKIADNVVIEPFVTIYKNVEIGEGSWIGPNVTIMPGAKIGKNCKIFPGAVISAIPQDLKFSGEETTVEIGDNVTIRECVTVNRGTTHSHKTVVGNNCLLMAYVHIAHDCFIGDHCILANNVNLAGHITIDEYAILGGLTAVHQFVKIGKHAFISGGSLIRKDVPPFVKAAREPLSYVGVNSVGLRRRGFHSDKINQILEIYRTIFVKGYSISKALNYVETQMEATEERDEIVHFIRNSVRGIMKGYSSTKNEN
- a CDS encoding bifunctional UDP-3-O-[3-hydroxymyristoyl] N-acetylglucosamine deacetylase/3-hydroxyacyl-ACP dehydratase, translated to MPTNQLTIKHEISLEGIGLHTGKTVKITFLPAPVDFGVKFSRTDVENSPVIEADVDNVVDVSRGTTIGKNGTTISTIEHLMAAITGAGIDNLKVEVNGPEIPILDGSSKIFSETLISVGLKSQEKEKLIIEIDSPIEFYDPEKDARLIALPSDRYKLTVMIDYQSNTLGNQYAHLNNIEHFQEEFASSRTFCFLHEIEALFKNNLIRGGSLDNAIVIVDKKVSEEELDRISGLFNQKKIEIKEEGILSNVDLIHPNEPARHKLLDVVGDLSLVGYNFKAEIIASKPGHKANIDFAKKIKNHIKEKLKNKKVTIPKYDPNKKPIYDISYIEKSLPHKYPFLLVDKIIDISEKHVVGIKNVTFNEEFFQGHFPNNPVMPGVLQLEALAQTGGILVLNTVENPQDYDTYFLMIDKAKFKTKVVPGDTLILKLELLSPIRRGICEMKGTAFVGNKIASEANLVAQIVRKEKL